The Kribbella sp. HUAS MG21 genome includes the window CCGAGCGCGACCGGCGTCGCCATCCACGGGATCACCAGCAGCGCCCGGAAGTACTTCATCCCGCGCAGCTTGCGATCCACCAGCAGTGCCAGCAGCAGCGAGAGGATCGTCGTACCGGGGACGCAGATCACCACGTAGTACACGGTGACGAGCAGCGAGTGCCAGACGTCGGAGTCCGCGAACAGCTTCTGGTAGTTGGCGAGTCCAACGAACTCCGGGGTGGCGAGCAGCTTCCAGTCGAACAGGCTGAGCACCAGCACGATCACGACCGGCGCCAGCAGGAAGCCGAGCACGCCGACCAGGCTCGGGGCGAGCAGGGCGTAGGCCGCCGCGGTCTGGCGGCCGCGGCCGATCCCGCGGGTGCGTCGCGGCGCGGGCCTAAGCATCGGGATTCCGCAACGGGTGCGGCCGCGGCGAGCTCGGGACGAGCAGCTCGCGGGTGCGGTCGAGCGCCCAGGGGTCGAGCGCGCCGATCGGGTCGCTCGACATCCGCAGCCCGGGGCCCTGCTCGATGTGGCTCGCCCAGCGCTCGCGTTCCTGGACGTCCGGCCGGACGATCAGGCAGTCCGAGTCGTTCGCCCAGAACCGGCCGTGCAGAAACTCGCGGGCCACCGACGTCGACCGCGCGCCGTGCTGGCCCGGCTGGCTGATGTCGCCGGACGGCGGCTCGACCAGCGGGTCGGTGTCCGGTGAGATTCGCATGCAGTCGACGAGCCCGAGACTCGGGAGGATCGGCGCACCGCAACCGTGCAGGATCCGGTTCGGCCCGACGGCCTCGCGCAGCAGCCGCATCCCGTGCCGGTACGCCGCGATGCCGTCGAGCTGCTCGTGGCGCGGGCCGTCGATCGCACCGGCGTACACGAAGTCCAGCTTGAAGTGGTCGTAGCCCTGGCGGCACAGCTCGGTGAACACGTCCTGGAGGTGCCGTGCCGCGCCTGGGTGCGTGACGTCGAGGACCAGTTGCTCCTGGCCCCAGTTCGTGCCGGCGCTGATGCCGGGGACCAGCCACTCCGGGTGCTTGCGCGCGGTCTCGCTGCCGCTCGCGACCAGGAAGGGCGCGACCCAGATGCCCGCGCGGCGACCGCTGGAGCGGATGTCGGCGGCGAGCCGGACGGTCGACCCGAAGTCGTCCCGGGGCGTGAGCCAGTCGCCGATCGCGGCCTGGTAGCCCTCGTCGAGCAGCACCAGGTCGACGCTCAGGTCGTGCTGGTCGAACTGGCGGACGTCGGTCATCACGTCGCGCTCGGTGACCTTGCCCCAGTATGCGTACCAGCTGCACCACGACGGCCCGAAGACCCGGACCGGCGGGACCCCGGCGCTGAACGCGTCGGCCCAGTCGGCGAGTGCCTGGTTCGGGTTGGCGTGGGTGCTGGTCGTCACCGCGACTTCGCCGTCGGCCGACACGACGAGCTTGTCGCCGGACAGCTCGGCGCGGATCGACGGCACCGCGTCAGGAGTGGTCGCGGCGATCACGACGACCTCGCCGGCGGTCGCGACCGCGAGCAGGCCCTCGCCCTGGAACCGTCCCGCGTCCACGCCAGGCCGGTACGCCATCACGTGGTGGTTCGGGGCGGTCGGCCGCGGCGGGCGGGCGTCGAGCCGGTACCAGCCGCTGGGGCTCCAGGACTGCCAGCCGTGCTCGAAGACCAGCGTGGCGGCGTCGTGAGCGAGCTCGGCGACGGGGGTGAATGGCACGGATCCCTCAATTCGTTCGGGTGCAGGATCTTGCTGCTGTGCCGCTAATCTTGGGTCGCGAACGAGGAGATCCACCATGACGGAGCCTGCTGACTTCGAGCACGATCTTGCTACTCAGGTGCTCATCGAGCTGTACAGCGAGATCCCGCCGCCGAGCAAGCTGGTCACCGGCCACTTCCACAGCGGCGGGGACTACCGGGTCGTCCGGCCGGACGGCGTCGGCAGCTGGTACCTGCTCTACACCGCGTCCGGCACGGGCCGGTACCTGATCGGCCAGAACACGCTGACCCTGCGCCACGGGGACGTCGTCCTGGTCAGTCCCGGGACGCCGCACGACTACGGCACCGTGGGCACCTACTGGGAGTCCTGGTGGGCGCACTTCCAGCCGCGCCGGGAGTGGCACTCGTGGTTGTCGTTGCCGCAGGCAATGCCGGGGCTGTCGTACGTCCGGCTCAGCAGGTCGTCGGAGACCGATCGCGTGGTGTCGGCGTTCGACCGCCTGCACCGGGACGCGCAGCGCGCCGGGCTGTCCCCGACCGGCGACACCGAGCTGCACCTGCTGGAGAAGAGCGTCGCGACCGAGCTGACGATGAACGGCATCGAGGAGGTGCTGCTCACCGCGGTTGCCAGCCTGCGCCGGGAGACCCAGCACCTCGACGCCCGGGTCCAGTTGGTGCTCGAGGCAATCACTGCGGACCCGGCGCGGCCGCACACGCTTTCCTCACTTGCCGGCCTCGCGCAGGTGTCCGTCTCCCGGCTGGCGCACCTGTTCAAGGAGCAGGTGGGGGACTCGATCATGAACGTCGTCCTCGCGCTCCGGCTGCAGCGCGCGGCCGAGCTTCTCGGCGCGACCGACATGTCCGTCGCGCAGGTCGCCGCCGCGGTCGGTTTCGAGTCCCCGCACTACCTCAGCCGGCAGTTCGGCCGCCGGTACGGCATGTCCCCGACGGCCCACCGCGCCGCGGCTAGGAACCCGGAGCTAGAGCTATATTGAGCTCGGTCGCCGCGGCGTAGTCCGCGCCGCCCGCGAGTCCGACGAGCCGCACGTAGCGGGCCGTCGTACCGGCCGGGAACCGCGCGATCTTCGCGTCGACGCTGCCGTCCCAGGTGCCTGTCACGACTGACGTGAACGTGGTGCCGTCGGTGCTGGTCCGGACGTCGTACGACGAGATCCGGCCGTTCGGGACCGCGGCGTCCTGGCGCGGCGTG containing:
- a CDS encoding glycoside hydrolase family 36 protein translates to MPFTPVAELAHDAATLVFEHGWQSWSPSGWYRLDARPPRPTAPNHHVMAYRPGVDAGRFQGEGLLAVATAGEVVVIAATTPDAVPSIRAELSGDKLVVSADGEVAVTTSTHANPNQALADWADAFSAGVPPVRVFGPSWCSWYAYWGKVTERDVMTDVRQFDQHDLSVDLVLLDEGYQAAIGDWLTPRDDFGSTVRLAADIRSSGRRAGIWVAPFLVASGSETARKHPEWLVPGISAGTNWGQEQLVLDVTHPGAARHLQDVFTELCRQGYDHFKLDFVYAGAIDGPRHEQLDGIAAYRHGMRLLREAVGPNRILHGCGAPILPSLGLVDCMRISPDTDPLVEPPSGDISQPGQHGARSTSVAREFLHGRFWANDSDCLIVRPDVQERERWASHIEQGPGLRMSSDPIGALDPWALDRTRELLVPSSPRPHPLRNPDA
- a CDS encoding helix-turn-helix domain-containing protein, with translation MTEPADFEHDLATQVLIELYSEIPPPSKLVTGHFHSGGDYRVVRPDGVGSWYLLYTASGTGRYLIGQNTLTLRHGDVVLVSPGTPHDYGTVGTYWESWWAHFQPRREWHSWLSLPQAMPGLSYVRLSRSSETDRVVSAFDRLHRDAQRAGLSPTGDTELHLLEKSVATELTMNGIEEVLLTAVASLRRETQHLDARVQLVLEAITADPARPHTLSSLAGLAQVSVSRLAHLFKEQVGDSIMNVVLALRLQRAAELLGATDMSVAQVAAAVGFESPHYLSRQFGRRYGMSPTAHRAAARNPELELY